The Pseudomonas sp. MH9.2 genomic interval GTTTTCAGTCGCTCAGATTGGAAGGCCTGCTCGACAAGCCCGGCCGTGGACGTAAATTGCCTCTGCCTGCCAACACAATCCGTCGCGTGCTTGATCAGGTTGCTCAACCTCGTATCGGTGAGCTCCGCTGGAGCTGGCGAAGCATGGCCCGTGCCGCTGGCATATCAGCGCCCTCCGTGCATAAGCGGTGGGCGGCCAATGACTTGAAGCATGCAAAAGTCCAAACTTCTGATACGAGTGATCCTAAGACTATTTGAAAGAACCATTTTATTCCTGAGCGCAACGCCTATGCAGCTTATCTATTGTTGGTCAGAAATGTGAGCCGACATCATCTGGGATGACACAAACCCTATCCATGAGATCGAAATGCTGCTTTTCTCGCTGGCCGATGCTGACATTTATAAAGATGTGTTTAATCGTCTCTCGAAAGCTGAAGTAAAAAATGGTAATTCGATTTGTGGTGATGGTTTGAAAGGTACTGTTATTTTGAAACTGGCTTGAATACACTAAAGATACTAATCTAGAAGAGGTCTCCAATGTCTAAACTCGCAGAATTTCGCCAGCTCGAAAAACACCTAGCCGAACAGCTCCAAGCGCTCGAAGCACTGAAAGGTGACGCTGGCCTCAAGAAGGAAATTGAATTCGAAACCAAGCTGCGTGAGCTGCTTGCTCAGTACGGTTACAGCCTGCAGAACGTGATCAATTTGCTTGACCCACATGCAGGTCGTCGCGCGCCAGCAACCGAGTCAAAATCCGGCACTCGTAAGCCACGCCAAGTGAAGGTCTACAAAAATCCGCATACTGGTGAAGTAGTAGAAACCAAGGGCGGGAATCATAAAACGCTGAAGGAATGGAAAGCCGAACACGGCGCTAACACCGTGGAGTCTTGGCTGACTAAGTGATCTTTGTTTGAGTACAAAAAGGCCCGCTAAGGGCCTTTTTTATAGCTATAGAGGTTCATTTCATCTAGCGTTAGTGAGCGTAC includes:
- a CDS encoding histone-like nucleoid-structuring protein, MvaT/MvaU family → MSKLAEFRQLEKHLAEQLQALEALKGDAGLKKEIEFETKLRELLAQYGYSLQNVINLLDPHAGRRAPATESKSGTRKPRQVKVYKNPHTGEVVETKGGNHKTLKEWKAEHGANTVESWLTK